A part of Anabas testudineus chromosome 7, fAnaTes1.2, whole genome shotgun sequence genomic DNA contains:
- the camkvl gene encoding caM kinase-like vesicle-associated, like: MPFGCLALRDGRTYNSISDVTDKYEIGQVLRAKEFCELCLAKDRQTDKVFVCKKFLKKDGRKVRKAAKNEIMILKLVNHPNILQLIDTFETRKEYFIIQELATGGDVFDWILDQGNYTEKDASNVIRQVLEAVAYLHSLNIVHRNLKLENLMYYTENNHNKVVLRDFYLSRFENGPITDPCGTPEYLAPEVVARHRYGRPVDCWAVGVIMYILLSGNPPFYDETEEENTDLHNRIIFCRIVAGDFEFDSPYWDDISPAAKELVCRLMEVDQMLRITAQDALWHEWIAGNGASEKNLKDGVCAQFEKNFAKAKWRELKKAIRVTTFMQRLKNSEALIDSSAEAQGGEEVGDQEGGVSQGTSDEGDKVTSDGGVTSSSVSLEVTVENTPEGMDHDEERRKEGEKQVKTNIGPSVGISPSDIQEPLGQSNAAPKLIQDEADKVGAKKAAGDGTRKMAANFGQNKIVPESKLTPVVTLDSSKLSGGSSGTNLDIKHTHASPDPSGKRKMAATLHGPSPTTPSAGTASPDKRSATQREQKNEADGSWCQTQVPEAVAERSVGTLVTSAVGPGAGVDAGLGVRLRGDASPVSSRDKDARRIERYSAELSLARAGPASGQGCYAVGSSASLGRHATPYNPDIGTVGRGIAGSYGSPYSSLYTSGGAAGMYGTGLQHTAGGSSTTSDWQMDSVIEQIEKQMAAVLEKIEGDMPSLLEQISDCPSESPRARSTNASPATSRARSSPHSTTATPATPPPLPTSPRPVLPSLPRLTIPPPSYPPPSPPTQASPQAAGDQEERDGQWNAARPSQSPRAGMRRGL, from the exons ATGCCATTTGGATGCCTTGCCCTGCGAGATGGGCGGACTTACAATAGCATATCTGATGTCACAGATAAATATGAGATTGGACAAGTCCTCAGAGC GAAGGAGTTCTGCGAGCTGTGCCTGGCcaaggacagacagacagacaaggtGTTTGTCTGCAAGAAATTCCTCAAGAAAGATGGCAGGAAAGTCCGCAAGGCTGCCAAGAACGAAATCATGATCCTGAAATT GGTCAACCACCCAAACATCCTTCAGCTGATAGATACATTCGAGACCCGGAAAGAATATTTCATCATCCAGGAACT TGCCACAGGCGGAGATGTCTTTGACTGGATTCTGGACCAAGGAAattacacagagaaagatgCCTCCAATGTCATCAGACAGGTCCTCGAGGCTGTGGCGTACTTACACTCCCTTAACATAGTTCACAGGAACCTCAAG TTGGAAAACCTGATGTActacacagaaaacaaccacaacaaagtAGTTCTGCGAGATTTCTACCTGTCCAGGTTTGAGAATGGACCCATCACGGATCCTTGTGGAACACCAGAGTACTTGG CTCCTGAAGTGGTGGCTCGTCACAGATATGGTCGTCCCGTGGACTGCTGGGCAGTTGGTGTAATTATGTACATACT TTTATCAGGTAACCCTCCTTTTTATgatgagacagaggaggagaacacaGATCTACATAATCGCATCATCTTTTGTCGCATTGTTGCTGGGGACTTTGAGTTTGATTCTCCTTACTGGGATGACATTTCACCTGCAG caaaGGAGCTTGTCTGCCGACTTATGGAGGTGGACCAGATGCTCAGAATCACAGCACAAGATGCACTTTGGCATGAATG GATCGCGGGGAATGGTGCTTCAGAGAAGAACCTAAAAGATGGCGTGTGTGCCCAGTTTGAAAAGAACTTTGCTAAGGCCAAATGGCGG GAGTTGAAG AAAGCGATCCGTGTCACCACCTTCATGCAACGACTGAAGAATTCAGAGGCATTAATTGATAGTTCAGCTGAAGCTCAGGGTGGTGAAGAGGTGGGAGATCAGGAAGGCGGTGTGTCTCAGGGGACAAGTGACGAAGGAGACAAAGTAACCAGTGATGGAGGTGTGACATCAAGTAGTGTGTCTTTAGAGGTTACTGTTGAAAATACACCAGAAGGGATGGACCAcgatgaggagaggagaaaggaaggagaaaaacaggtgaaaacaaatATTGGCCCATCTGTAGGAATTTCCCCATCAGATATTCAGGAGCCTCTAGGCCAATCAAATGCAGCCCCTAAACTCATACAGGATGAGGCTGATAAGGTTGGTGCAAAGAAAGCAGCAGGTGATGGAACCAGGAAAATGGCTGCCAACTTTGGTCAAAATAAAATTGTACCTGAATCCAAACTGACCCCTGTGGTAACACTGGACTCCTCCAAGCTGTCAGGTGGTTCTTCAGGTACTAATCttgacataaaacacacacacgcttctCCTGACCCCAGCGGTAAACGTAAGATGGCAGCAACACTCCATGGCCCTTCACCCACAACCCCTTCTGCAGGAACTGCCTCCCCAGACAAGAGGTCAGCGACGCAGAGGGAACAGAAGAATGAGGCTGATGGAAGTTGGTGTCAGACACAAGTACCTGAGGCTGTGGCAGAGAGGTCAGTAGGAACATTAGTCACTTCAGCTGTGGGACctggagctggtgtggatgCAGGACTAGGAGTCAGATTAAGGGGTGATGCTAGCCCTGTGAGTAGTAGGGACAAGGATGCCAGAAGAATAGAAAGATATAGTGCTGAGCTTAGCTTAGCCAGGGCAGGTCCTGCATCAGGACAGGGTTGTTATGCAGTAGGCAGCTCGGCCAGTTTGGGACGTCATGCTACACCATACAATCCAGACATTGGTACTGTAGGGAGGGGAATAGCAGGAAGCTATGGGAGTCCATACAGCTCCCTGTATACGAGTGGAGGAGCGGCAGGGATGTATGGGACTGGGCTACAGCATACTGCAGGTGGGAGCAGTACTACAAGTGACTGGCAAATGGACAGTGTAATTGAGCAGATAGAAAAGCAAATGGCCGCTGTGCTGGAGAAGATTGAGGGAGACATGCCTTCGCTTCTAGAGCAAATCAGCGACTGTCCATCTGAATCACCACGTGCCCGAAGCACAAACGCCTCACCTGCCACCTCCCGTGCACGATCCTCACCGCACTCCACGACTGCGACCCCAGCCACTCCACCACCTCTCCCTACCTCTCCCAGGCCTGTGCTGCCATCACTGCCTCGTCTTACTATCCCTCCTCCGTCCTATCCCCCACCCTCCCCACCCACTCAAGCCTCACCACAGGCTGCAGGAGACCAAGAGGAAAGGGATGGACAGTGGAATGCTGCTCGTCCCAGTCAGTCACCCAGAGCTGGCATGAGGAGGGGCTTATGA